The Sandaracinaceae bacterium genome has a window encoding:
- a CDS encoding methyltransferase domain-containing protein, whose amino-acid sequence MTEETQAQPLNPYDEVPYGGQTVPLAHPERLALAAMKRGLSPAPPDRCRILELGCAEGGNVIPLAFHLDRCELVGVDGSAVQIDKATEARDRLGLDNLELVHADFMELPDDLGTFDYILCHGVFSWVAEDVRAKILDLCASHLSEHGVAYISYNCAPGWAIRAQMRRALMERVKGVSDPEQRIRRVREVLSWMADSPIKDTPWGRLLAEEAKGVWSHRDAYLVHEYLSPENRPFYFREVTEAARAHGLRFLAELTRATTDPRLEDAFRASFGAHVEDPEEAEELAELFLFRAFRCSLFVRGDAPLGGPEDGPHPELMDRVRMTGSLAPESKRVSLEPKVHEFFRANGVRISADDAVLKAALVEIGRAWPASLSLSEIEERVVALLELRRVLAPGEPPSAAQLSAMRDDLMGLTRYDVLEQRLLDPPIVDRAGETPRVSALTRLQAEAAPWVTTPHHRVVPLDAFTRLLVRYLDGARGRAELAQRMKPYAESGEVSLTLEDGSALGPEDLDEVIPKLVDASLDALASRGVLV is encoded by the coding sequence ATGACAGAGGAGACGCAGGCCCAGCCGCTCAATCCCTACGACGAGGTCCCCTACGGAGGGCAGACCGTGCCGCTCGCGCATCCGGAGCGGCTCGCGCTGGCGGCGATGAAGCGCGGGCTCTCGCCGGCCCCGCCCGACCGATGCCGGATCCTCGAGCTCGGCTGCGCCGAGGGCGGCAACGTGATCCCCCTCGCGTTCCATCTCGACCGCTGCGAGCTGGTGGGAGTCGACGGCTCCGCGGTCCAGATCGACAAGGCGACCGAAGCGCGAGATCGACTCGGGCTCGACAACCTCGAGCTCGTGCACGCGGACTTCATGGAGCTGCCCGACGACCTGGGCACCTTCGACTACATCCTCTGCCACGGGGTGTTCTCGTGGGTCGCGGAGGACGTGCGCGCCAAGATCCTCGACCTCTGCGCCAGCCACCTGAGCGAGCACGGCGTCGCTTACATCAGCTACAACTGCGCGCCCGGTTGGGCCATCCGCGCGCAGATGCGCCGGGCGCTGATGGAGCGCGTGAAGGGCGTCTCGGACCCGGAGCAGCGCATCCGCCGCGTCCGCGAGGTGCTCTCCTGGATGGCCGACTCGCCCATCAAGGACACCCCCTGGGGGCGCCTCCTGGCGGAGGAGGCCAAGGGCGTCTGGAGCCATCGCGACGCCTATCTCGTGCACGAATATCTGTCGCCCGAGAACCGCCCCTTCTACTTTCGAGAGGTGACGGAAGCCGCGCGCGCTCACGGCCTGAGGTTCCTCGCCGAGCTGACTCGCGCCACCACCGACCCCCGCCTCGAGGACGCGTTCCGCGCGAGCTTCGGCGCGCACGTCGAGGACCCGGAGGAGGCCGAGGAGCTGGCCGAGCTGTTCCTCTTCCGCGCCTTCCGCTGCTCGCTCTTCGTGCGCGGGGACGCGCCGCTCGGCGGACCCGAAGACGGACCACACCCCGAGCTGATGGATCGTGTCCGCATGACGGGCTCGCTCGCCCCCGAGTCCAAGCGCGTCTCGCTCGAGCCGAAGGTGCACGAGTTCTTCCGCGCCAACGGCGTTCGGATCTCGGCGGACGACGCGGTCCTCAAGGCCGCGCTGGTCGAGATCGGGCGCGCCTGGCCCGCCTCGCTGAGCCTGAGCGAGATCGAGGAGCGCGTGGTGGCCTTGCTCGAGCTGCGCCGGGTCCTCGCGCCCGGCGAGCCCCCGAGCGCGGCGCAGCTCTCCGCGATGCGCGACGACCTGATGGGCCTGACCCGCTACGACGTGCTCGAGCAGCGCCTGCTCGATCCGCCGATCGTCGACCGCGCGGGCGAGACGCCGCGGGTGAGCGCCCTGACCCGCCTCCAGGCCGAAGCCGCGCCGTGGGTGACCACGCCGCACCACCGCGTCGTCCCGCTGGACGCGTTCACGCGGCTCCTGGTGCGCTACCTCGACGGCGCGCGTGGCCGGGCAGAGCTGGCGCAGCGCATGAAGCCGTACGCCGAGTCCGGTGAGGTCAGCCTCACGCTCGAGGACGGCTCCGCGCTCGGACCCGAGGATCTCGACGAGGTGATCCCCAAGCTCGTCGACGCCTCGCTGGACGCCCTCGCGTCGCGCGGCGTGCTCGTCTGA
- a CDS encoding DUF2169 domain-containing protein produces the protein MELLKDTPLEVGWLTWSPNPGRTALTVAVKATFDLAESGEATLAEAQRFVTGDEHHEDDVERSLRWASDLAPLKPRGECWVVGGFHAPHGLPVTTSMVAFQIGPVGKRLAVAGDRVWRATGPSEPSEITTMPLSWERAFGGPGLAANPVGRGLAGALVPNVEDPEALVQSSGQRPVPAGCGPLPRTWKARARWAGTYDARWLAERYPGFAEDLDYRYFLAAPEDQQIEGFWRGDETIRLRHLHPAHPNVDAKLPGLRAQAFLVRGGALTDVGLRLDTIAIDADAGQAVAIWRGLTDLPSAGLDAVDHLFVVHQEAGDRHGLAEYGAWYQEALAAESAPDPEEVDEEPPSAVTAPAAAPEAEQPFVDADAPGAKWAHLDQAMTVRGDDTALSAAVAAELEKRRAEEKAKAFRPVFEDALQLEPTDEPAETLSPEEALALEMEQALGDVLTEEVNEALARLREAVREGASCAGWDLAGANLAGASLEGLDLTEAIFAGANFSGAFFRGCTFDGASLTECELSDAVFEGCTFIGADFSPCRAQRVRFERCKLDGASAVESFFRSARFAESSLVGTDLAGSDLGESTFEKCNLDEVDVTAGTLEQAKLIGCTLIDAWLEGVRADRAVFDRCDCTLLRASEEASFEGASFKQSRLDGARFSTSKLRAADFSLASLARADFSGAMLAQARIMGASLRNASFDGAVLVQASLMKSDLFQARLEGANLKYADLRGCNLYQAELHLAELEGARLDLADITGTRIA, from the coding sequence ATGGAGCTGTTGAAGGACACGCCGCTCGAGGTCGGCTGGCTGACGTGGTCTCCCAACCCGGGGCGCACGGCGCTCACGGTGGCCGTCAAGGCGACCTTCGATCTCGCGGAGTCGGGCGAGGCGACGCTCGCCGAGGCGCAGCGCTTCGTGACGGGGGACGAGCACCACGAGGACGACGTCGAGCGCAGCCTGCGCTGGGCGTCGGATCTGGCGCCGCTGAAGCCGCGAGGCGAGTGCTGGGTCGTCGGAGGCTTCCACGCCCCGCACGGGCTCCCGGTCACGACCTCGATGGTCGCCTTCCAGATCGGGCCGGTGGGCAAGCGGCTGGCCGTGGCCGGCGATCGCGTGTGGCGCGCGACCGGCCCGTCCGAGCCGTCCGAGATCACCACCATGCCGCTCAGCTGGGAGCGCGCGTTCGGCGGGCCCGGGCTCGCGGCCAACCCGGTCGGGCGAGGGCTCGCGGGCGCGCTGGTGCCCAACGTCGAGGATCCCGAGGCGCTCGTGCAGAGCTCCGGGCAGCGCCCGGTCCCGGCGGGCTGCGGCCCCCTGCCGCGCACGTGGAAGGCGCGGGCGCGCTGGGCCGGCACCTACGACGCGCGCTGGTTGGCCGAGCGCTACCCCGGCTTCGCGGAGGATCTCGACTATCGGTACTTCCTCGCCGCCCCGGAAGATCAGCAGATCGAGGGCTTCTGGCGCGGGGACGAGACGATCCGCCTGCGCCACCTGCACCCCGCGCACCCCAACGTCGACGCCAAGCTCCCGGGCTTGCGGGCGCAGGCCTTCCTGGTCCGAGGCGGCGCGCTGACCGACGTCGGGCTTCGCCTGGACACGATCGCGATCGACGCCGACGCCGGACAAGCGGTGGCGATTTGGCGCGGGCTGACGGATCTGCCGAGCGCGGGGCTGGACGCGGTCGACCACCTCTTCGTGGTGCACCAGGAGGCGGGCGACCGTCACGGGCTGGCCGAGTACGGGGCCTGGTATCAGGAGGCGCTCGCGGCCGAGAGCGCGCCCGACCCGGAGGAGGTGGACGAGGAGCCGCCGTCCGCGGTGACGGCGCCCGCTGCCGCCCCCGAGGCCGAGCAGCCCTTCGTCGACGCCGACGCCCCCGGCGCGAAGTGGGCGCACCTCGACCAGGCGATGACGGTGCGCGGAGACGACACGGCGCTCTCGGCCGCGGTGGCGGCGGAGCTCGAGAAGCGGCGGGCCGAGGAGAAGGCCAAGGCCTTCCGGCCGGTGTTCGAGGACGCGCTCCAGCTCGAGCCCACGGACGAGCCGGCCGAGACGCTGTCTCCCGAGGAGGCGCTCGCGCTCGAGATGGAGCAGGCGCTCGGCGATGTCCTGACGGAGGAGGTGAACGAGGCTCTCGCGCGCCTCCGCGAGGCCGTCCGTGAGGGCGCGAGCTGCGCGGGGTGGGACCTGGCCGGCGCGAACCTGGCGGGCGCGAGCCTGGAGGGGCTCGACCTCACCGAGGCGATCTTCGCGGGCGCGAACTTCAGCGGCGCGTTCTTCCGCGGCTGCACCTTCGACGGCGCCAGCCTCACCGAGTGCGAGCTGTCGGACGCCGTCTTCGAGGGGTGCACCTTCATCGGCGCCGACTTCTCGCCCTGTCGCGCACAGCGCGTCCGCTTCGAGCGCTGCAAGCTGGACGGCGCGAGCGCGGTCGAGAGCTTCTTCCGCTCGGCGCGGTTCGCGGAGTCTTCCCTGGTCGGCACCGATCTGGCGGGCTCGGATCTCGGCGAGTCGACCTTCGAGAAGTGCAACCTCGACGAGGTGGACGTCACGGCGGGCACCCTCGAGCAGGCGAAGCTCATCGGCTGCACCTTGATCGACGCGTGGCTCGAGGGCGTGCGCGCCGACCGCGCGGTCTTCGACCGGTGCGACTGCACGCTCCTGCGCGCGTCGGAGGAGGCGTCGTTCGAGGGCGCGTCCTTCAAGCAGTCGCGCCTCGACGGAGCGCGCTTCTCGACGTCCAAGCTGCGCGCGGCCGACTTCTCGCTGGCGAGCCTCGCGCGGGCCGACTTCAGCGGGGCGATGCTCGCGCAGGCGCGGATCATGGGCGCGAGCCTCCGGAACGCGAGCTTCGACGGCGCGGTGCTGGTGCAGGCCTCCTTGATGAAGAGCGATCTCTTCCAGGCGCGCCTCGAGGGGGCCAACCTGAAGTACGCCGACCTGCGCGGCTGCAACCTCTACCAGGCCGAGCTCCACCTCGCGGAGCTGGAGGGAGCGCGCCTCGACCTGGCCGACATCACGGGGACACGGATCGCGTGA
- a CDS encoding YqaE/Pmp3 family membrane protein, which produces MDIVRLIAAILLPPLGVFMQVGLGTHFWINVVLTLLGYVPGIIHAVWIILRK; this is translated from the coding sequence ATGGACATCGTTCGACTGATAGCCGCCATTCTCCTGCCGCCGCTCGGCGTGTTCATGCAGGTTGGGCTCGGCACTCACTTCTGGATCAACGTGGTGCTCACCCTTCTCGGCTACGTGCCAGGGATCATCCACGCGGTGTGGATCATCCTGCGCAAGTAG
- a CDS encoding DUF3540 domain-containing protein yields the protein MHPNELPHLPGFTGLTTAKVETVDGAAISVSGPAFGRSSARLAVSGYDPAPGDGVLVTRADDGVLYVLGVVRALRAAPVLRASDGTVAALERDGAEEVLRVRDADGHVLVEHRPSEGRCVVRASGDLAFHAGGDLDLDADGAVNIRAGTDLRLEGRGDVRLSAHDHDGDEASALDMRGGRTALRTRRLAAKLERADVQLDESNLVVGTLRTVARHVTQKVERIETTAERLVERTRESWRETEGLSQTRAGRLRLVARGALAAIGETALLKAEEGVKIKGEKIYLA from the coding sequence ATGCACCCGAACGAGCTCCCCCATCTCCCCGGCTTCACGGGCCTCACGACCGCCAAGGTCGAGACGGTCGACGGCGCCGCCATCTCGGTGAGCGGTCCCGCCTTCGGCCGCTCGAGCGCGCGCCTCGCGGTGTCCGGCTACGACCCGGCGCCCGGCGACGGCGTGCTCGTCACGCGGGCGGACGACGGAGTGCTCTACGTGCTCGGGGTGGTCCGCGCCCTGCGCGCGGCCCCCGTGCTGCGGGCCTCGGACGGGACGGTCGCCGCGCTCGAGCGCGACGGCGCCGAAGAGGTCTTGCGTGTCCGCGACGCCGACGGCCACGTGCTCGTCGAGCACCGCCCGTCCGAGGGCCGCTGCGTGGTGCGCGCGTCGGGAGACCTCGCGTTCCACGCGGGTGGAGACCTCGACCTCGACGCAGATGGCGCAGTGAACATCCGCGCGGGGACCGATCTGCGGCTCGAGGGCCGCGGGGACGTGCGGCTGAGCGCCCACGACCACGACGGGGACGAGGCGAGCGCGCTCGACATGCGGGGCGGGCGCACCGCGCTGCGCACCCGGCGGCTCGCCGCGAAGCTGGAGCGCGCGGACGTGCAGCTCGACGAGTCCAACCTCGTCGTGGGGACGCTCCGGACCGTGGCGCGGCACGTCACGCAGAAGGTCGAGCGGATCGAGACCACCGCCGAGCGGCTCGTCGAGCGGACCCGGGAGTCGTGGCGCGAGACGGAGGGGCTGAGCCAGACGCGCGCCGGGCGCCTCCGGCTCGTTGCGCGCGGAGCCCTCGCGGCCATCGGCGAGACGGCGCTCCTGAAGGCCGAAGAGGGCGTGAAGATCAAGGGCGAGAAGATCTACCTGGCTTGA
- a CDS encoding pentapeptide repeat-containing protein: MKTIDTLEALRAALGDARRRGGELSLVRVVGLELVEADLSGLRLRHVAFTRCQLPGADLSRSLLEEVVFERCVLPGARFDGARAGDVLRFDEDCNLQAASFRDARFDGAIFRGAKLKGVVFEGASVRASDLSGADLSGATMGGVDLTGASLERVRAPSAELSDAILEDADLRGGVFDGSTLARARLRGARLDGASLLGVSLADADLEGVRLDGLVGFPADLSRTRLVGVSLAGLALEAIDLTGADLRRADLSGARLSKAQLAGATLSAASFEGADLRGADLTGADLTEARLARAKLGGATLVDLVAPDSSWEEAELRAVDARGADLSRAKLFRADLTEARLDDAVLTEASLSGCVLQRASLKRALLFAADVTEVDARGADLAAVDATAARLERAQLPEANLAGAVLRSAILDGADLARADLSGADLGHASFGGTALDRADLSGADLDGCALSAASLAGAVFERASMVGCDLSGARLRGVNLREVDLSGAVLTGAVLSECDGEMMKLVGAQLGEASFMKSRLRTADFSGAAMRRADLRGADLFGAHFLGATAPEARFGLARADRALFSEADLRGASFAETSLRFALLDHANVEHADFTGCNLTQAILHMARADGAVWTDADTTLAEYTDAARAKAEAFRPR; encoded by the coding sequence GTGAAGACGATCGACACCCTGGAGGCGCTGCGCGCGGCGCTCGGAGACGCGCGGCGACGGGGCGGCGAGCTCTCCCTCGTTCGGGTCGTGGGCCTGGAGCTCGTCGAGGCGGACCTCTCCGGGCTCCGGCTGCGGCACGTCGCCTTCACGCGCTGCCAGCTCCCGGGCGCCGACCTCTCGCGCAGCCTCCTCGAGGAGGTGGTCTTCGAGCGCTGCGTGCTGCCGGGCGCGCGCTTCGACGGCGCGCGGGCGGGCGACGTGCTCCGCTTCGACGAGGACTGCAACCTGCAGGCGGCGAGCTTCCGCGACGCGCGCTTCGATGGCGCGATCTTCCGCGGCGCCAAGCTGAAGGGCGTCGTCTTCGAGGGCGCCTCCGTGCGGGCGAGCGACCTGAGCGGCGCCGATCTGTCGGGCGCGACCATGGGCGGCGTGGACCTCACCGGGGCCTCGCTCGAGCGCGTGCGCGCGCCCTCGGCCGAGCTCTCCGACGCCATCCTGGAGGACGCGGACCTGCGGGGCGGGGTCTTCGACGGGTCGACCCTGGCGCGTGCGCGCCTCCGCGGCGCGCGGCTCGACGGCGCGAGCCTGCTCGGCGTCAGCCTCGCGGACGCGGACCTCGAGGGCGTCCGGCTCGATGGCCTGGTGGGCTTCCCGGCCGATCTGTCCCGGACCCGGCTCGTCGGCGTGAGCCTCGCCGGCCTCGCGCTCGAGGCGATCGACCTCACGGGCGCAGACCTTCGCCGCGCGGATCTCTCCGGCGCGCGCTTGTCGAAGGCGCAGCTCGCCGGGGCCACGCTGAGCGCCGCGTCCTTCGAGGGCGCGGACCTGCGCGGGGCGGACCTGACGGGCGCCGACCTGACCGAGGCCCGGCTCGCCCGCGCGAAGCTCGGCGGGGCGACGCTGGTCGACCTGGTCGCGCCGGACTCGAGCTGGGAAGAGGCGGAGCTGCGTGCGGTGGACGCGCGTGGGGCCGACCTCTCCCGCGCGAAGCTCTTCCGGGCGGATCTCACCGAGGCCCGGCTCGACGACGCCGTCCTCACGGAGGCGAGCCTCTCCGGTTGCGTGCTCCAGCGCGCGAGCCTGAAGCGCGCCCTGCTGTTCGCGGCCGACGTGACGGAGGTCGACGCGCGCGGGGCCGACCTCGCGGCGGTGGACGCCACCGCGGCGCGGCTCGAGCGCGCGCAGCTCCCCGAAGCCAACCTGGCCGGGGCCGTGCTGCGCAGCGCGATCCTGGACGGCGCCGACCTGGCCCGCGCCGACTTGTCTGGCGCCGATCTCGGACACGCGAGCTTCGGAGGGACCGCGCTCGATCGCGCCGACCTGTCAGGCGCGGATCTGGATGGCTGCGCGCTGTCGGCCGCCTCGCTCGCGGGGGCGGTGTTCGAGCGCGCGAGCATGGTCGGCTGCGATCTCAGCGGCGCGCGGCTGCGCGGCGTGAACCTGCGCGAGGTGGATCTCAGCGGCGCCGTCCTCACGGGCGCGGTGCTGAGCGAGTGTGACGGCGAGATGATGAAGCTCGTCGGGGCGCAGCTCGGCGAGGCGAGCTTCATGAAGTCACGCCTCCGCACGGCCGACTTCAGCGGGGCGGCCATGCGCCGCGCCGACCTCCGGGGCGCCGACCTCTTCGGCGCGCATTTCCTCGGCGCGACCGCGCCCGAGGCGCGCTTCGGTCTCGCCCGCGCGGACCGCGCGCTGTTCAGCGAGGCGGACCTGCGCGGCGCCTCCTTCGCCGAGACGAGCCTGCGCTTCGCGCTCCTCGATCACGCGAACGTCGAGCACGCCGACTTCACCGGCTGCAACCTGACCCAGGCCATCCTCCACATGGCGCGCGCCGACGGCGCGGTGTGGACGGACGCCGACACCACCCTCGCGGAGTACACCGACGCCGCGAGAGCCAAGGCCGAAGCCTTCCGACCGAGGTGA